The Streptomyces sp. V4I8 genome includes the window CGTCTCCCACAACCTCGCCAAGATCGAGTCCCACCCGGTGGCCGGAGCCCGCCGTACGCTCTGCGTCCACCGCAAGGGCGCGACCCGCGCGTTCCCGCCCGGCCATCCGGAGCTGCCCGACGATCTGCGCCAGGCCGGCCAGCCGGTGCTGATCCCCGGGACGATGGGAACCGCCTCGTACGTCCTGGTCGGGGTCGCGGGCGGGGACGCGTTCTTCTCCACCTGCCACGGCGCGGGGCGCGTCCTCAGCCGCCACCGGGCCGCACGCGCGGTGGCCGGCCGGGAAGTGCGGGCCCGGCTCGAGTCGGCGGGCATCGCGGTACGCCCGCGTTCGCTGCGCGGTCTCGCGGAGGAGACGCCCGAGGCGTACAAGGACGTGAGCGAGGTGGTGGCCGCGAGCGAGGCTGCGGGACTGTGCCGGACGGTGGCCCGGCTCGTGCCCTTGGGGGTGGTGAAGGGCTGAGCTGACGGGCGACGCGCCGAGTGGAGTGAAGCGCTGAGTGGGGTGGTGTGAGGGGAAGCGCTGGGGGGGGCGGGGCCGCCGTACCTCACACGTCCACGGTCACCGCGCACGACCACCCGTACGGATCCGGCCCGATCCGCAGCCCGTGCCAGGAGACGCCCTTCGGCGTGGCGCCGGTGACCTCCACGTCCCCCAGCTCGGCGAGTGCGAGCCGGACGTCGAGGTCGCCGTCCGTGGTGTCGGCCTCCAGGTCCACGGGCACGCGGCCGTCCACGTCGAGACGGAAGACGACCTCGTCGAGGAGCGCCGTCAGCAGTTCCTCGTCGCTGTTCTCCGCGAGCCGTACCCGCTCCATGGAGGTGGGCCGCACCGCCGTGACGTCGGCGAAGCACTCCACCATGCCCAGCGCCGCCTCCACCAGACAGCGCTCCCGGCTCACGCCCCACGCCTCGATCCGCACGTCGGCCGTGTGCGGCACGGCCCGATGGCCGCTCTCGCCGTTCCGCCGGGCCTGGATGTCGTCGTCCGTGTCGCCGACCATCGGCACCACCTGATCCGCTCATGCTGTTCGGGTTTTCGGGTTTTCGGGTTGCGGGCCTTTGGGCTTTCGGGCCTTTGGGCTTCGGGTCGTGCTGGTTCGAGTCAGGCCCGTGCGTCGGGATCCGCGGTTCTGCGGAACGGGGAGACGTGACGGGCCCGGTGCCGCCGCGGCCTGCCGTGTCGGTGGTGTGCCGCACCGCTCCTGGCCAGGAACAGGCCCAGGCAGAAGATGAGCGCCAGGGCGAGACCCGAGCAGAAGACGGCCAGCGTGTTCATGGTCGCGATGTCCTGGCCGACCACCGACACGGCGTACTCGGGGCCGCCCGAGAGGTTGTCGGCGATGACCAGACCGGTGAAGACGCCGCTGGCCGCGAGGAGGAGCAGTCCGAGGAACAGCATCCGAGTCATCTCCTCAGGAGGGTGTTACACGGGGACGGGTACCCGCGGGCGGGCACGGCGTACCGCCCGGTTCGGCTCCGTGGGCGCGGAGGCGGCCGGTGAGGGTGCCCCAGGTGAATCGACCGGCGTAGACCCATTGACCTTGGCCATCCATGAACATAATCTCCGTCTTCATATGTAGACGACGTCTTCATGTGGGGACCCCGTTCAGCGGGGTGAACATCGGCGGTCGGCGTTCAAAGGAGAACTGACATATGCCGCTCGTGGTGGTCGGGATCAGTGTGCTGGTCCTGCTCGTCCTGATGACCAAGCTCCGGCTGAACGGCTTCGCCGCCCTGCTCCTGGTGGCGGTGGGCGTCGGCCTGGTGCAGGGGATCGGGCTGGAGAAGATCCCGGACGTGCTCGCCGAGGGCATCGGCGACCAGATCGGCGACACCATGCTCACCATCGGGCTCGGTGCCATGGTCGGCCGGGTGATGGGGGACTCCGGCGCCGCCCAGCGGATAGCCGGCCGGCTCCTCGATGTGTGCGGGCCGCGCTGGGTGCAGGTGGCCATGGTGCTGACGGCCATGCTCATCGGCGTGACGATGTTCTACGAGGTGGCCTTCGTCATCATCGTGCCGATCGCCTTCACCCTCGTCCGGGTCACCCGGGCGAACCTGCTGTGGGTGGGGCTGCCCATGTCGATCGCGCTGTCCACCATGCACAGCTTCCTGCCGCCGCACCCCGGCCCCACCGCGGTGGCCGCCACCTTCCACGCGTCCGTCGGACTCACCCTGTTCTACGGCCTGTTCATCGCCGTCCCGGTCGGCGCGTCCATCGCCCTGCTGTGGCCGCGCCTCCCGTTCGTCCGGGCGATGAACCCCTCCATCCCCAAAGGCCTGGTGAGCGAGCGGGTCTTCGAGGACGACGAGATGCCCGGCCTGGGCTGGTCGCTGTCCGTGGCCCTGCTGCCGGTGGTGCTGATCGCCGGCGCCGCGGTGACCGACCTGGCCGGCTCCGGCGACGGTGGCCTCGCGCACTTCATCGCCTTCATCGGCTCCGCGCCGATCGCCCTGCTGCTCACCCTGCTCGTGGCGATCTGGGCGTTCGGCCCGCGCATCGGCCGCAGCCTGGCCGAGGTCAGCGCCTCGTGCAAGGAGGCCGCCCAGGCGATGGCGATGATCCTGCTCGTCATCGGCGCGGGCGGCGCCTTCAAGAACGTCCTCGTCGAGGGCGGCATCTCCGACTACATCAAGGACGTCACCGACGGCTGGTCGATCTCCCCGATCGTCCTGGCCTGGCTGATCGCGGCCATCCTCCGCGTCGCCCTCGGCTCCGCGACCGTCGCCGTCGTCACCGCCTCCGGCGTGGCGCTGCCCCTGCTCGCGGGCAGCGGCGTCCATCCCGAGGTGATGGTGCTCGCCGTCTCCTGCGGCTCGATCGCCTTCTCCCACGTCAACGACCCGGGCTTCTGGATGTTCAAGGAGTACTTCAACCTCTCCGTCCTCGAGGCGATCAAGGCACGCACCACGTACACGACGGTGCTCGCGATCCTCGGTCTGGGTGGCGTACTGGTGCTGGAGCAAGTCCTGGACGCCCTCAACCTCTGATCCCGCCCACCTGCTCCGACCAGCTCCCTCCCCACCCCGGCGTCACTCACGAGAAGGGCACCTGTCCCGCAATGAGCCAACCCGTCGTCACGAAGTTCGCCGTCTACCCGGTCGCGGGCCGCGACTCCATGCTCCTCAACCTCTCCGGCGCGCACGCCCCGTACTTCACCCGCAACGTCGTCGTCATCGAGGACTCCGAAGGACGTACCGGCCTCGGTGAGGTGCCCGGCGGGGAGAAGATCACGCGAACCCTGCGCGACGCCGAACCACTCGTCGTCGGCACGCGGGTGGGCGACTACCAGCGCGTCCTGCGCGCGATCGAGGCGAACTTCGCCGACCGCGACTCGGGCGGCCGCGGCGCCCAGACCTTCGACCTGCGCACGACGGTGCACGCGGTCACCGCCGTCGAGTCGGCCCTCCTCGACCTGCTCGGCCAGCACCTCGAAGTCCCGGTCGCCGCCCTCCTGGGCGACGGCCGACAGCGCGACTCCGTACGGGTGCTCGGCTACCTCTTCTACGTCGGCGACCCGGACCGGACCGACCTGGACTACGTCCGCGCACCCGACGCCGACGCCGAGTGGTACCGCATCCGGCACGAGGAGGCCCTGACCCCCGAGGCGATCGTCCGTCAGGCCGAGGCCACCTACGAGCACTACGGCTTCCGCGACTTCAAGCTCAAGGGCGGAGTCCTGCCGGGTGCGGAGGAGGTCAAGGCCGTACGGGCGCTCAAGGACCGCTTCCCCGAGGCGCGCATCACCCTCGACCCCAACGGCGCCTGGTCCCTGCGCGAGGCCGTCGAACTGTGCCGCCCCCTGGCCGGCACCCTCGCCTACGCCGAGGACCCCTGCGGGGCGGAGGGCGGCTACTCGGGCCGGGAGATCCTCGCGGAGTTCCGCCGGGCGACCGGGCTGCCCACGGCGACCAACATGATCGCCACCGACTGGCGTCAGCTGACCCACGCCCTGGCCCTCCAGTCCGTGTCCATCCCGCTCGCCGACCCGCACTTCTGGACCATGCGGGGATCGGTGCGCGTCGCCCAGCTGTGCCACGCGATGGGACTCACCTGGGGCTGCCACTCCAACAACCACTTCGACATCTCCCTGGCGATGATGGCCCACTGCGGAGCGGCCGCGCCCGGCGAGTACAACGCCCTGGACACCCACTGGATCTGGCAGGAGGGGCGCGAGCGGCTCACCGTCGAGCCACCGAGGATCACCGGCGGCGAGGTCGCCGTACCCGACACGCCCGGACTGGGAGTCCGCCTGGACATGGAGCGCCTCCTCGCCGCGCACGAGCTGTACCAGGAGAAGGCACTGTCCGGCCGCGACGACGCCGCCGGCATGCAGTACCTGATCGACGGCTGGACCTTCGACCCGAAGCGGCCCTGTCTCGTGCGCTGAGCCAGGATTTGAAGTCGTCAGAGACTGCCAGAGGTTCAGGGACTGCCAGAGGTCGTCAGAGGTCGTCAGAGGTTGTCAGAGGGCGAAGACGCGGCGGGCGTTGCCGTGCAGGAACAGCTCGCGCGTCTCCTCGTCCAGGGCCAGGGAGTCCAGGTGTTCCAGCGCCCGACTCGGCGTGATCATGGGGTAGTTGGAGCCGAACAGGACCTTGTGGCCGCCCCGGCCCCGCAGATACTCCACCAGTTCCGGCGGATAGCGGCGGACGGTGTAGGCGCTGGTGGCGATGAAGGCGTTGGTGTGCTTGTCGGCGACGGCGATCATCTCCGTCGTCCACGGGTAGCCGATGTGCCCGCACACGATCGTCAGCTCGGGGAAGTCCAGCGCGATCTGGTCGATGTACGGGATGGGGCGCCCCGTCTCCGACGGCCGCAGCGGCCCCGTGTGCCCGACCTGGGTGCAGAACGGCACGCCGAGGTCCACGCAGGCGGCGTACAGCGGGTAGTACAGCCGGTCCGTGGGCGGCAGCCCCCACAGCCACGGGATGACGCGCAGTGCCACGAACCCCAACTCCTCGACGGCGCGGCGCAGTTCGCGTACGGCAGTCATGGGCCGGGCGAGATCGGCGCCCGCCACTCCGCGCCGCCGTCCGCCGGCCTGCTCGACGAACGCGGCCACCTCGTCGTTGTCGATCAGCGAGCCCTGCGGCCCGTACCAGGCGGCCGCGAGGCCGACCTCCACGTCCGCGGCCTCCAGCGCCGCCACCGTGACCTCGACCGGCAGGGGCTCGTCGCGCTTCTCCAGGCCGTCGGCCCACCGGCGCAGCGAGTCGAACATCTCGTGGTGGGCGTGGCGCGGCGTCGGATGCTGCATCCAGGCGTCGATGACGGGCACGGGTGCCGCCTCTCTGCGCGGTCGCGGTCGCGGTCGCGGTTGTGGTCGTGGTCGTGGGTGGGTGGATGGTGGCTGGGTGGTCAGGATGCGCAGCGTTCGGTGTCCGGCGCGGGCTCGGTGACCGCGATCGTGCCCTGGGCCACCGCGCACAGGGTCTGTGTGCCGTCGGCATCGACCGTCGTCAGATCGCAGCGGCACACCGCACGCGTACGTCCGGCCCGGATCCCCCGGGCATCGGCGCGCAGGGTCTCGCCCTTGGCGGGGCGCAGGAAGTCGATGGTGAAACCTGCGGTCATCACGCCGGGACCGACCGCGGCACCCGCGGCGAAGAACGGCGCATTCCGCCGCGTAGCCGAGCAGGCCGCCGTGGGCGAAGCCGTGTTGCTGGAGCAGATCGTCGCGAAGGTCCAGTTCGAGTGTCGCCTCACCGTCGCCGAAGGCCGTCAGCCTGGCGCCCAGCAGCACGCTGAGGGGCTGGGCCGCCAGCACCTTGCGGGCGAGGGTCGTTCGAGATCCGGGTCGCCCGGCTCCCCTTCCCGAACCCGCGCCTCTATCGTGAGGCCATGTACTCGACGCGGGTCTCCAGGCATGTGAACGCCTCGCGCGCGGCCGTCTACCGGGCGCTGCTGGACGCGGACGCCGTCGCGAAGTGGCGGGTGCCGGACGGTATGAGCGGGCATGTGCATGAGTTCGAGGGACGGGAGGGCGGGGCGTTCCGGGTCTCGCTCACCTATGACCTGCCGACGGGCACCGGGAAGTCGGACGCGCACACCGACACCTACCACGGTCGCTTCGTGAAGCTCGTGCCGGACGAACGGGTCGTCGAGGAGGTCGAGTTCGAGACCGATGACCCCGCCCTGCGCGGCACGATGACGATGACCACGACCCTCACCGATGCCGACGGCGGCACGGACGTGCTGGTCGTGCACGAGGGGATCCCCGACGTCGTGCCCGCCGCGGACAACGAGACGGGCACCCGTATGGCGCTGGCCAACCTCGCCCGGCTCGTCGAGGCCGCGGCCCGCTGATCTCGTCATCGCCGGGATCCACGCCTGCAACGCCCACTACGGCGACACACCCGCACCCACACCTGACGCCGTGCGTTACGTGATCTTTGCCTGGGGTTCGCCGCGCGTATGAAAGCGCTCGCTTCCATGCGTATGTATGGACACCGAACTGCTGTCAGGGCTGCGCGTCGACTACACCGACCAGGACGACCCCGTACTGATCCGGCCGGACGGCAGCCCGGTGGACACCTGGCGGGAGAACTATCCGTACGAGCAGCGCATGGAGCGCCCGGAGTACGAGTGGCACAAGCGGCTCCAGCAGATCGAACTGCTGAAGCTGCAGAGCTGGATCAAGGAGACCGGCCGCCGGCTCGTCGTCGTCTTCGAGGGACGGGACGCGGCCGGCAAGGGCGGCACGATCAAGCGCTTCACCGAGCACCTCAACCCGCGCGGCGCCCGGGTGGTCGCGCTGGAGAAGCCGACCGAGCGTGAGCGCGGACAGTGGTACTTCCAGCGGTACGTCGAGCATCTGCCCACCGCCGGGGAGATCGTGATGTTCGACCGGTCCTGGTACAACCGGGCCGGTGTGGAGCGCGTGATGGGCTTCTGCAGCGACGACGAGTACCGGCGCTTCATGCGGCAGGCCCCGGC containing:
- a CDS encoding SRPBCC domain-containing protein; translated protein: MYSTRVSRHVNASRAAVYRALLDADAVAKWRVPDGMSGHVHEFEGREGGAFRVSLTYDLPTGTGKSDAHTDTYHGRFVKLVPDERVVEEVEFETDDPALRGTMTMTTTLTDADGGTDVLVVHEGIPDVVPAADNETGTRMALANLARLVEAAAR
- the ppk2 gene encoding polyphosphate kinase 2, whose protein sequence is MDTELLSGLRVDYTDQDDPVLIRPDGSPVDTWRENYPYEQRMERPEYEWHKRLQQIELLKLQSWIKETGRRLVVVFEGRDAAGKGGTIKRFTEHLNPRGARVVALEKPTERERGQWYFQRYVEHLPTAGEIVMFDRSWYNRAGVERVMGFCSDDEYRRFMRQAPAFERMLVDDGVDLIKFWFSVSQGEQRTRFTIRQVDPVRQWKLSPMDLASLDRWDDYTAAKVAMFRETDTEHAPWTVVKSNDKKRARVEAMRSVLARFDYSDKDEEVVGTPDPRIVGAAAGLLEAGEDDFELGR
- a CDS encoding archease, whose amino-acid sequence is MVGDTDDDIQARRNGESGHRAVPHTADVRIEAWGVSRERCLVEAALGMVECFADVTAVRPTSMERVRLAENSDEELLTALLDEVVFRLDVDGRVPVDLEADTTDGDLDVRLALAELGDVEVTGATPKGVSWHGLRIGPDPYGWSCAVTVDV
- a CDS encoding enolase C-terminal domain-like protein, producing the protein MSQPVVTKFAVYPVAGRDSMLLNLSGAHAPYFTRNVVVIEDSEGRTGLGEVPGGEKITRTLRDAEPLVVGTRVGDYQRVLRAIEANFADRDSGGRGAQTFDLRTTVHAVTAVESALLDLLGQHLEVPVAALLGDGRQRDSVRVLGYLFYVGDPDRTDLDYVRAPDADAEWYRIRHEEALTPEAIVRQAEATYEHYGFRDFKLKGGVLPGAEEVKAVRALKDRFPEARITLDPNGAWSLREAVELCRPLAGTLAYAEDPCGAEGGYSGREILAEFRRATGLPTATNMIATDWRQLTHALALQSVSIPLADPHFWTMRGSVRVAQLCHAMGLTWGCHSNNHFDISLAMMAHCGAAAPGEYNALDTHWIWQEGRERLTVEPPRITGGEVAVPDTPGLGVRLDMERLLAAHELYQEKALSGRDDAAGMQYLIDGWTFDPKRPCLVR
- a CDS encoding amidohydrolase family protein, which gives rise to MPVIDAWMQHPTPRHAHHEMFDSLRRWADGLEKRDEPLPVEVTVAALEAADVEVGLAAAWYGPQGSLIDNDEVAAFVEQAGGRRRGVAGADLARPMTAVRELRRAVEELGFVALRVIPWLWGLPPTDRLYYPLYAACVDLGVPFCTQVGHTGPLRPSETGRPIPYIDQIALDFPELTIVCGHIGYPWTTEMIAVADKHTNAFIATSAYTVRRYPPELVEYLRGRGGHKVLFGSNYPMITPSRALEHLDSLALDEETRELFLHGNARRVFAL
- a CDS encoding gluconate:H+ symporter encodes the protein MPLVVVGISVLVLLVLMTKLRLNGFAALLLVAVGVGLVQGIGLEKIPDVLAEGIGDQIGDTMLTIGLGAMVGRVMGDSGAAQRIAGRLLDVCGPRWVQVAMVLTAMLIGVTMFYEVAFVIIVPIAFTLVRVTRANLLWVGLPMSIALSTMHSFLPPHPGPTAVAATFHASVGLTLFYGLFIAVPVGASIALLWPRLPFVRAMNPSIPKGLVSERVFEDDEMPGLGWSLSVALLPVVLIAGAAVTDLAGSGDGGLAHFIAFIGSAPIALLLTLLVAIWAFGPRIGRSLAEVSASCKEAAQAMAMILLVIGAGGAFKNVLVEGGISDYIKDVTDGWSISPIVLAWLIAAILRVALGSATVAVVTASGVALPLLAGSGVHPEVMVLAVSCGSIAFSHVNDPGFWMFKEYFNLSVLEAIKARTTYTTVLAILGLGGVLVLEQVLDALNL